In Bradyrhizobium lablabi, one DNA window encodes the following:
- a CDS encoding GntR family transcriptional regulator: MALTIGTAKRRLGEAHSPLHDQVVAELRQAILSGRLKPGERLIEGRLADELGVSRNPVREAIRALASEGLIEVTARRGAAVATMTEQEARETIELRALLEGQNARLAARRQDKQIIKRIEAVLSKGNAAVAAKRFEQLFDLNQRFHSELAAAGQNTVLGDLLQKLRERTAMLFAPMDPGRQARSWEEHAAILRAIIKGDERAAATLAAEHVMRAGMDFLVGLNSGGDAPLLLLAEQRDEQRKDISQGASTPRRQSQQNVLPANRKTPSGGAPQPPGRKRGSRPRAKATASS; the protein is encoded by the coding sequence ATGGCGCTCACGATCGGAACAGCGAAGCGTCGACTTGGCGAGGCCCATTCCCCGCTTCACGACCAGGTGGTGGCGGAGCTCCGCCAGGCCATCTTGTCCGGGCGATTGAAGCCAGGCGAACGTTTGATTGAGGGCCGTCTTGCCGACGAACTGGGGGTCTCCCGCAATCCGGTGCGCGAGGCGATCCGTGCGCTCGCCTCCGAGGGTCTGATCGAAGTAACCGCGCGTCGGGGCGCGGCGGTAGCGACGATGACGGAGCAGGAGGCACGCGAGACGATCGAATTGCGGGCCCTGCTCGAGGGGCAGAACGCCAGGCTCGCGGCGCGCCGGCAGGACAAGCAGATCATCAAGCGCATCGAGGCGGTGCTGAGCAAGGGAAATGCGGCAGTCGCGGCCAAGCGTTTTGAGCAGTTGTTCGATCTCAACCAGCGTTTCCACAGCGAACTCGCCGCGGCCGGACAAAATACGGTTCTCGGGGATCTGCTGCAGAAACTGCGTGAACGGACCGCGATGCTGTTCGCGCCGATGGATCCGGGCCGGCAAGCCCGCTCCTGGGAGGAGCACGCGGCGATCTTGCGCGCGATCATCAAGGGCGACGAGCGCGCCGCCGCTACGCTTGCAGCCGAGCATGTGATGCGCGCCGGGATGGATTTCCTGGTCGGGCTCAATAGCGGTGGGGACGCCCCGTTGCTTTTGCTTGCTGAACAGAGAGACGAGCAGCGCAAGGACATTTCTCAGGGAGCTTCCACGCCACGCCGGCAGTCTCAGCAGAATGTGCTACCTGCCAACAGAAAAACGCCATCCGGAGGTGCGCCCCAGCCACCCGGCCGCAAGCGCGGCAGCCGGCCGAGGGCAAAAGCGACAGCATCATCGTGA
- a CDS encoding GlcG/HbpS family heme-binding protein — protein MRPSIKLELAEARHMVAAAIRKSFEIGVPETVCVVDEGGYPLALERMDGARLTGPQIAWNKAFTAAGHKRSTHLFNQAPSGPALPGNEAFGIQWSFEGKFAVFVGGFPIVVDDEVVGGIGLSGGNGEQDTACGVAALQALQELLAPNKHHVLVQADIKM, from the coding sequence ATGAGACCTTCGATCAAATTGGAGCTCGCAGAAGCGCGCCACATGGTCGCCGCCGCCATCCGTAAATCCTTCGAGATCGGTGTGCCGGAGACGGTATGCGTCGTCGACGAAGGCGGCTATCCGCTGGCACTCGAACGGATGGACGGCGCGCGCCTGACCGGACCCCAGATCGCCTGGAACAAGGCCTTCACCGCGGCCGGGCACAAGCGCTCGACCCACTTGTTCAACCAGGCGCCGAGCGGCCCCGCGCTTCCGGGCAATGAAGCCTTTGGCATTCAGTGGAGTTTCGAAGGCAAATTTGCCGTGTTTGTTGGCGGTTTTCCGATCGTCGTGGACGATGAGGTCGTCGGCGGCATCGGCCTCAGCGGCGGCAACGGCGAGCAAGACACCGCCTGCGGCGTCGCGGCCCTGCAGGCCCTGCAGGAGTTGCTGGCGCCGAACAAGCATCACGTTCTGGTCCAGGCCGACATCAAGATGTGA
- a CDS encoding DUF1905 domain-containing protein, translated as MYFVACMVCKLWPCRNKIDRVPLSDFIRQFRHPVEDWPAKEVRQMATKEEAIKVQFTAQLQKSPAKGGWNYVIWPESATFFKTRGLVKVQGTIDGRPFRSAFMAMGGGVHKLPVKAETRQLLGKKTGDIVTVRLMARERR; from the coding sequence TTGTATTTTGTCGCCTGCATGGTTTGCAAGCTCTGGCCCTGCCGCAACAAAATAGACCGCGTGCCGCTGTCGGATTTCATCCGCCAATTTCGTCATCCTGTCGAGGATTGGCCCGCCAAGGAGGTTCGGCAGATGGCAACCAAGGAAGAGGCGATAAAGGTTCAATTCACCGCGCAACTTCAGAAAAGCCCCGCCAAAGGCGGTTGGAACTACGTTATTTGGCCTGAATCGGCCACGTTCTTCAAAACCCGCGGCCTGGTGAAGGTTCAGGGCACGATTGACGGGCGTCCCTTCCGGAGTGCGTTCATGGCGATGGGCGGCGGGGTGCACAAGCTGCCGGTCAAGGCGGAAACCCGCCAGCTCCTCGGCAAGAAGACCGGCGATATCGTAACCGTGCGGCTGATGGCGCGGGAACGGAGGTGA
- a CDS encoding TenA family transcriptional regulator, with the protein MPELMNHVEFRTALENAIKGKSANKAPFSIAWASGKLSRAHLASWAENHYHYVGPFADYLAYVYARMPERYTEAKDFLLANMYEEEIGGDRHTDLLIRFAEACGTTRARVIDPDNMTATTRGLQSWCYAVAMREDPIVAVAGLVVGLESQVPSIYRKQTPTLREKYKFTDEEVEFFDLHIVSDEIHGERGYQIVLEHADTVELQQRCLKICEIGAQMRLLYTTALYWDYVAKDVPISEIENVERKVEQGERQLLQA; encoded by the coding sequence ATGCCTGAATTGATGAACCATGTGGAATTCCGCACCGCTCTCGAAAATGCGATCAAGGGCAAGAGCGCCAACAAGGCCCCGTTCAGCATCGCCTGGGCAAGCGGCAAGCTGAGCCGGGCGCATCTCGCAAGCTGGGCTGAGAATCATTACCACTATGTCGGGCCGTTCGCGGACTATCTGGCCTATGTCTATGCCCGGATGCCGGAACGGTACACCGAGGCCAAGGACTTCCTGCTGGCCAACATGTACGAAGAAGAGATTGGCGGCGACCGCCATACCGATCTCCTGATCCGTTTTGCCGAAGCCTGCGGCACGACGCGCGCGCGCGTCATCGATCCTGACAACATGACCGCCACCACGCGCGGCCTGCAGAGCTGGTGTTATGCGGTGGCGATGCGCGAAGATCCGATCGTCGCGGTCGCCGGTCTCGTGGTCGGTCTGGAGTCGCAGGTGCCGTCGATCTATCGCAAGCAAACGCCGACCCTGCGCGAGAAGTACAAATTCACCGATGAGGAAGTCGAATTCTTCGATCTCCATATCGTTTCCGACGAAATCCATGGCGAACGCGGCTATCAGATCGTTCTTGAGCACGCCGATACTGTCGAGCTGCAACAACGCTGCCTGAAAATCTGCGAAATAGGGGCGCAGATGCGGCTACTGTACACCACCGCGCTTTATTGGGACTACGTCGCCAAGGACGTTCCGATCAGCGAGATCGAGAACGTCGAGCGCAAAGTTGAGCAAGGCGAGCGGCAATTGCTGCAGGCTTGA
- a CDS encoding DUF2278 family protein — protein sequence MAFKTYGLLIGKIIASRPKRRGSPHWLLMVQPGNPEHPPYRVAVNLQSTERGRTPELQYQIVNFGKRGTPAGDKLIKDIVKLGMTADFVPASSGSSLPQLDFVRGGFLNPKKFDDLRRGSKTLENEFKKTLTEARKSGKSGALIAVFGTGSPVDPETHEAVPTGFTGIENIHMNQGAKNLINGKPHYVENAPNQDGGVIFLLPGGARGFFVKFHSQTTTTRDDGNPAETGITEIDKTSTSVRNAIMPKPRKRSMAARRTTRNTVSAPVTATALPAKGKTNPPATLNPQGYMFADIDPKDASGTFIPDDDGNTYNTPYVQVRSLGQTKGPVPTPRIYPRMDLATVIGANPPGYVSNASGKSLAFDVIGDSGAATEKNLNEFELKVTDLMTRDAVTSSPPAFLYHVGDVVYFYGEENYYYSQFYEPFKGYPAPIFAIPGNHDGITYNDSMVSLDSFQKAFCAEKPGDRWVGSGAILRSPMTQPGVYFTLDTPLLSIIGLYSNIGESFGWLDEPQLLFLYQELVRLKKLRSGGMPAVILAIHHFPRWFPDQKPADPTSAAIDAACKKAGFWPDAVICGHAHLYQRVVRQDTGQDIPYVVTGAGGHVVTPGQEVGKSFMKQLDPHLGLTIFESGYVRATVASPSRGDPTLRFEYRSVKPKGGGPDDACEVNLRTNKLV from the coding sequence ATGGCATTCAAAACCTATGGATTGCTGATCGGAAAAATCATCGCATCGCGCCCGAAGCGGCGGGGAAGTCCGCATTGGCTTCTCATGGTGCAGCCCGGAAACCCCGAACATCCCCCCTACCGTGTGGCGGTCAATCTGCAGTCGACGGAGCGCGGACGAACGCCCGAACTGCAATATCAGATCGTGAATTTTGGCAAACGCGGCACGCCCGCCGGCGACAAGCTCATCAAGGATATTGTGAAACTCGGCATGACGGCGGACTTCGTCCCGGCCAGCTCGGGGTCATCCCTGCCGCAGCTGGATTTCGTGCGCGGCGGTTTTCTCAATCCGAAGAAATTCGACGATCTTCGTCGAGGTTCGAAGACGCTGGAGAACGAATTCAAAAAAACGCTGACCGAGGCCAGAAAATCCGGAAAATCGGGCGCGCTGATTGCCGTTTTCGGCACCGGTTCTCCGGTCGACCCGGAGACCCATGAAGCGGTCCCGACCGGCTTCACCGGCATCGAAAACATTCATATGAACCAGGGCGCCAAGAACCTCATCAATGGCAAGCCCCATTATGTCGAAAACGCCCCCAACCAGGACGGCGGCGTCATCTTCTTGCTTCCGGGCGGAGCCAGGGGCTTCTTTGTCAAGTTCCACTCGCAGACGACAACCACCCGCGACGACGGCAACCCCGCGGAGACGGGGATCACGGAGATCGACAAGACCTCCACTTCTGTCCGCAACGCGATCATGCCTAAGCCCCGCAAGCGGTCGATGGCGGCGCGGCGCACCACACGCAATACGGTCTCGGCTCCCGTGACCGCGACCGCACTCCCCGCGAAAGGCAAGACCAACCCACCGGCGACGCTAAATCCGCAAGGCTATATGTTCGCCGACATCGACCCCAAGGATGCGTCCGGCACATTCATTCCGGACGACGACGGGAATACCTACAACACCCCTTACGTGCAGGTGCGGTCCTTGGGCCAAACCAAGGGCCCGGTGCCGACGCCGCGCATCTATCCGCGCATGGATCTCGCGACGGTCATCGGCGCCAACCCGCCGGGTTATGTGAGCAACGCAAGCGGCAAGAGCCTCGCATTCGACGTGATCGGCGACAGTGGTGCTGCGACCGAGAAGAACCTGAACGAATTCGAACTCAAGGTTACGGATTTGATGACGCGCGACGCGGTCACGTCGTCTCCGCCGGCCTTCTTGTATCATGTCGGCGACGTGGTCTATTTCTACGGCGAAGAGAACTACTATTACAGCCAATTCTACGAGCCGTTTAAGGGTTATCCGGCGCCCATCTTCGCGATCCCTGGAAATCACGACGGCATCACCTATAACGATTCCATGGTTTCGCTGGATTCGTTCCAGAAGGCGTTTTGCGCGGAAAAGCCGGGCGACCGGTGGGTCGGCTCCGGCGCCATCCTGCGCTCTCCGATGACGCAGCCCGGGGTCTATTTCACGCTCGATACACCACTGCTGTCGATCATCGGCCTCTACAGCAATATCGGCGAATCCTTTGGCTGGCTCGACGAACCGCAATTGCTGTTCCTCTATCAGGAGCTGGTGCGGCTGAAGAAATTACGCAGCGGCGGAATGCCGGCGGTAATCTTGGCGATCCACCATTTTCCGCGCTGGTTTCCCGATCAAAAGCCGGCGGACCCGACCAGCGCCGCGATCGATGCGGCCTGCAAGAAGGCGGGCTTCTGGCCGGATGCGGTGATTTGCGGCCATGCGCATCTCTACCAAAGGGTGGTGCGGCAAGATACCGGGCAAGACATTCCTTACGTCGTGACCGGCGCCGGCGGCCATGTCGTAACTCCCGGCCAGGAAGTCGGAAAATCCTTCATGAAGCAGCTTGATCCGCATCTGGGCCTTACGATTTTCGAATCCGGCTATGTCCGCGCGACGGTTGCTAGTCCATCGCGCGGCGATCCGACGCTGCGCTTCGAGTATCGCAGCGTCAAGCCGAAGGGCGGCGGTCCGGACGACGCCTGCGAGGTCAACCTCAGAACCAACAAGCTGGTTTGA
- a CDS encoding 2Fe-2S iron-sulfur cluster-binding protein has product MIQVTFLTNNGKVASAPENSNLLRVSLREQGGIPFKCGGGLCGTCKCRIEQGLEHTDAIKPKERKHLTEEQFKAGYRMACQTFLNGDVSVSWVPLAERRAAAPRSEPDVAAVAPPPDGPAQ; this is encoded by the coding sequence ATGATTCAAGTCACATTCCTGACGAACAACGGCAAGGTGGCGAGCGCGCCGGAAAACAGCAATCTGCTGCGGGTTTCGTTGCGCGAGCAGGGCGGGATTCCATTCAAGTGCGGCGGCGGACTATGCGGCACCTGCAAATGCAGGATAGAGCAAGGCCTTGAGCACACCGATGCCATCAAGCCCAAAGAGCGCAAACATCTGACCGAAGAGCAATTCAAGGCCGGTTACCGTATGGCCTGCCAGACCTTCCTGAACGGCGACGTCAGTGTCTCCTGGGTGCCGCTGGCGGAGCGTCGTGCCGCGGCCCCCCGCAGCGAGCCGGACGTAGCGGCAGTTGCACCCCCGCCCGATGGACCGGCGCAATAG
- a CDS encoding ABC transporter substrate-binding protein — MMRVARLALAGLLMIAASGIARADDLLKAKVGVLRLSSSAPVFIAQDKGYFHEAGLDVDLKFFDAAQPIAVATTSGDIDFGVTAFTAGLYNLAGKGTLKVIGGMSREKAGYPLIGYFASNNAYAAGLRTPKDLAGKRVAVTQVGSSFHYSLGLLADKYGFKLSETKVLPLQSLSNAAAALKGETVDAALLPASTARKLIDDGGAKLLGWVGDETPWQLGAVFASPKTLANKPLVTKLLAALARADREYHDVILAAVADGKAPINEATKPLLEIIAKYTNLPVEQVVGNCAYIDPDGKLDVKNVANQVEWLQAQGFVDKGFGVDAIIAKDYVKPD; from the coding sequence ATGATGAGGGTTGCACGGCTCGCCTTGGCGGGCCTGCTGATGATCGCGGCGAGCGGGATCGCGCGGGCGGATGATTTGCTGAAAGCGAAAGTCGGCGTGCTGCGCCTGTCGTCGTCCGCGCCGGTGTTCATCGCGCAGGACAAGGGCTACTTTCACGAGGCCGGGCTTGATGTCGACCTAAAGTTCTTCGACGCCGCGCAGCCGATCGCGGTCGCGACCACTTCGGGCGATATCGATTTCGGGGTCACCGCGTTCACCGCGGGGCTCTACAATCTCGCCGGCAAGGGCACCTTGAAAGTGATCGGCGGCATGAGCCGCGAGAAGGCGGGGTATCCCTTGATTGGATATTTCGCCAGTAACAACGCCTACGCTGCCGGTCTCAGGACGCCGAAGGATCTCGCCGGCAAGCGAGTGGCGGTGACGCAGGTCGGATCCAGCTTTCACTATTCGCTCGGCCTGCTCGCCGACAAATACGGTTTCAAGCTCAGCGAGACAAAAGTGCTGCCGCTGCAATCGCTGTCGAACGCCGCCGCCGCCTTGAAAGGCGAGACCGTCGATGCTGCATTATTGCCGGCCTCGACCGCGCGCAAATTGATCGACGACGGCGGAGCAAAACTGCTCGGTTGGGTCGGCGACGAGACGCCATGGCAATTGGGCGCGGTATTCGCCTCGCCCAAGACACTGGCTAACAAGCCGCTGGTGACAAAACTTCTGGCAGCGCTCGCGCGCGCCGATCGCGAATATCACGACGTGATCCTCGCGGCCGTCGCCGACGGCAAGGCGCCGATCAACGAAGCGACAAAGCCGCTATTGGAGATCATCGCCAAATATACCAATCTGCCGGTCGAGCAGGTGGTCGGTAATTGCGCCTATATCGACCCCGACGGCAAGCTCGACGTCAAGAATGTCGCCAACCAGGTCGAGTGGCTGCAGGCGCAGGGCTTTGTCGACAAGGGATTCGGTGTCGACGCCATCATCGCCAAGGATTATGTGAAGCCGGATTGA
- a CDS encoding FAD-dependent oxidoreductase translates to MPSRSIEEPARQVPLYGEYEVAVLGGGPAGIAAAVAAARAGRRTLLIERYGFLGGMGTAAGVTNFCGLHANVHGEMHRVVQGIASEFLACIDRLDGLNAPHLILGKILAQAYDTAAYKIAADDLLTAHKVDILFHALGAGVVMHDERRINALMVETKAGRQAITADIFIDCSGDGDLAAWAGAPYEVGDNAGSMLYPSMMFRLNGIDPQKAGEAWRTIPALMEQAEASGTHHFPRKAAIVRPQRSQIEWRVNFTQLAREDGTAINGLEPDDLTRGEIDGRRQAVQAFEFLRTVPGFEKSYIVDLPPQLGIRETRRVVGGYMLSGEDVLGCTSFADSIGVNGWPMESHVAGDVIFKFPPIPESRGFNELPYRMLVPVGLDNLLVAGRCASMTHDGQSAARVSGACFAMGEAAGTAAALALGGNTIPRDIAVEKLQRQLKQQGAFIGQDQAIPKGL, encoded by the coding sequence TTGCCCTCCAGGTCAATCGAAGAACCCGCGCGCCAGGTGCCGCTCTACGGCGAATATGAAGTCGCGGTGCTCGGCGGCGGACCTGCGGGGATCGCGGCCGCGGTCGCCGCGGCGCGTGCCGGCCGCCGCACGCTGTTGATCGAGCGCTACGGCTTTCTCGGCGGCATGGGCACGGCGGCGGGGGTGACGAATTTTTGCGGGCTGCATGCCAATGTGCATGGCGAGATGCATCGCGTGGTGCAGGGCATCGCCTCGGAGTTTTTGGCGTGCATCGATCGGCTCGATGGGCTCAATGCGCCGCATCTCATTCTCGGGAAAATCCTGGCGCAGGCTTACGACACCGCGGCCTACAAGATCGCGGCCGACGACCTGCTTACCGCCCACAAGGTGGATATTCTTTTCCACGCACTCGGCGCGGGCGTCGTGATGCATGACGAGAGGCGCATCAACGCGCTGATGGTCGAGACCAAGGCCGGCCGGCAGGCGATCACGGCGGATATTTTCATCGATTGCTCCGGCGACGGCGATCTCGCGGCCTGGGCCGGCGCGCCTTATGAGGTCGGCGACAATGCCGGCAGCATGTTGTACCCCTCGATGATGTTCCGCCTCAACGGTATCGATCCGCAAAAGGCGGGCGAAGCCTGGCGGACGATCCCGGCGCTGATGGAGCAGGCGGAAGCCAGCGGCACGCATCACTTTCCGCGCAAGGCCGCGATCGTGCGGCCGCAGCGTTCGCAAATCGAATGGCGGGTAAACTTTACCCAGCTCGCGCGCGAAGACGGCACCGCGATCAACGGGCTCGAGCCGGATGATCTCACGCGCGGCGAGATCGATGGCCGCCGGCAGGCGGTGCAGGCGTTCGAGTTCCTGCGCACCGTGCCGGGGTTTGAAAAATCCTACATCGTCGATCTGCCGCCGCAGCTCGGCATCCGCGAAACGCGGCGCGTGGTCGGCGGCTACATGCTCTCCGGCGAGGACGTGCTCGGCTGCACGTCGTTTGCGGATTCGATCGGCGTCAATGGCTGGCCGATGGAATCCCATGTCGCGGGCGACGTGATCTTCAAATTTCCGCCGATCCCGGAGTCGCGGGGGTTTAATGAATTGCCGTATCGGATGCTGGTTCCCGTTGGTCTCGACAATCTGCTGGTGGCCGGGCGCTGCGCCTCGATGACCCATGATGGCCAGTCGGCGGCGCGCGTCTCCGGGGCCTGTTTTGCGATGGGCGAAGCGGCGGGAACGGCGGCGGCGCTGGCGCTCGGCGGCAATACAATTCCGCGCGACATTGCCGTTGAAAAATTGCAACGACAGTTGAAGCAACAGGGCGCGTTTATCGGGCAGGATCAGGCGATCCCTAAAGGGTTATAA
- a CDS encoding ferredoxin, which yields MYVILTSKPGQFRTETVRGLRPLEAYDYLFYGHTKAHFVIAELLEERTKIRVVEDDTAIVNDVPVKFLEKFETTEQALKELQHLTTFGHMDTELRKTALPAS from the coding sequence ATGTATGTCATTCTGACAAGCAAGCCCGGACAATTCAGGACCGAGACCGTCAGGGGTCTTCGGCCGCTCGAGGCTTACGACTATCTGTTTTACGGGCATACCAAAGCGCACTTCGTGATCGCGGAACTGCTTGAAGAGCGCACCAAGATCCGCGTCGTCGAAGACGACACCGCGATCGTCAACGATGTGCCTGTAAAATTCCTGGAAAAATTCGAGACGACCGAGCAGGCGCTCAAGGAGCTGCAGCACCTCACGACGTTCGGCCACATGGACACCGAGTTGCGCAAGACGGCGCTGCCTGCAAGCTGA
- a CDS encoding ketopantoate reductase family protein, with protein MRICIFGAGAVGSHFAVRLALAGHEVSCVMRGPHLEAVKAKGLTLRVGSSEFPARVNASDDPAALGRQDLVISTLKANALGDLVAGLPPLLRDDTAIVFAQNGIPWWYDIALSPDHPPPPDLAFLDPGGRLRATVSRERIIGGVIFSANEVVEPGIVVNLSPERNMLLVGECDDAPSARIERVRAVLKEASIQSGEVTRIRRAIWSKLMTNMSMSVLCLITGQTARAARADPALRDVVPRLLDEAQAIGQSCYADVERVTRSGPAPDHKPSLLQDYERGRPMEIDTLVRAPAAFAKAAGLSTPMLDLLAGLAVQKAGDKGLYQG; from the coding sequence ATGCGGATTTGCATTTTCGGCGCGGGCGCGGTCGGCAGCCATTTTGCGGTACGGCTCGCGCTTGCCGGACATGAGGTCTCCTGCGTGATGCGCGGGCCGCATCTGGAAGCTGTCAAAGCGAAAGGCTTGACGCTTCGCGTTGGTAGCTCCGAATTCCCGGCGCGGGTGAACGCATCCGACGACCCGGCGGCGCTCGGTCGCCAGGATCTTGTCATCAGCACCCTGAAAGCCAATGCGCTGGGCGACCTTGTCGCGGGGCTGCCACCGCTGCTGCGCGACGACACCGCGATCGTGTTCGCCCAGAACGGCATTCCCTGGTGGTACGATATCGCCCTCTCTCCCGATCATCCGCCGCCGCCCGATCTCGCCTTTCTCGATCCAGGCGGCCGCTTGCGCGCCACAGTCTCGCGCGAGCGCATCATCGGCGGGGTGATCTTTTCGGCCAATGAAGTCGTCGAACCCGGTATCGTCGTCAATCTCTCGCCGGAGCGAAACATGCTGCTGGTCGGGGAATGCGATGACGCCCCGAGCGCACGGATCGAGCGCGTGCGCGCCGTGCTCAAGGAAGCCTCGATCCAGTCGGGCGAGGTCACGCGGATCAGGCGGGCAATCTGGTCCAAGCTGATGACTAACATGTCGATGTCGGTGCTGTGCCTGATTACCGGGCAAACCGCTAGGGCGGCGAGAGCCGACCCCGCGCTCCGCGATGTGGTGCCGCGGCTGCTCGACGAGGCGCAGGCGATCGGCCAAAGCTGCTATGCGGATGTCGAGCGCGTCACGCGCTCCGGACCTGCGCCCGATCACAAGCCTTCGCTGTTGCAGGATTACGAACGCGGCCGGCCGATGGAAATCGATACGCTGGTGCGCGCGCCGGCGGCGTTTGCGAAGGCCGCAGGCCTGTCGACGCCGATGCTCGACCTGTTGGCGGGGCTCGCCGTCCAAAAGGCAGGGGATAAGGGGCTCTACCAGGGTTGA
- a CDS encoding 2Fe-2S iron-sulfur cluster-binding protein produces MSKASGNCCRLDRVPKVTLHRDGHAYHGEVAANTNLVVKAGIRQFPYPHLRYGCGMGKCGKCACRVLKGAEQLPEPNWKEKRRLGPGLDEGYRLICQLWLSHDVELLQDEIPIEPSAPAALQGS; encoded by the coding sequence TTGAGCAAGGCGAGCGGCAATTGCTGCAGGCTTGATCGGGTGCCCAAGGTAACCCTGCATCGCGACGGTCACGCCTATCACGGCGAGGTGGCAGCTAACACAAATCTGGTCGTGAAGGCGGGCATCAGGCAGTTTCCTTATCCTCATCTGCGATATGGATGCGGGATGGGGAAGTGCGGAAAATGCGCCTGCCGTGTCCTTAAGGGAGCCGAGCAATTGCCTGAGCCGAACTGGAAGGAAAAGAGGCGGTTGGGTCCGGGACTGGATGAAGGCTACCGGCTGATTTGTCAGCTTTGGCTCAGCCACGATGTAGAACTCTTGCAAGACGAGATCCCGATCGAGCCCTCGGCACCCGCGGCTCTTCAAGGCTCCTGA